A genomic segment from Arcobacter acticola encodes:
- a CDS encoding DUF3010 family protein translates to MKICAIDLKANNTILVVLEKNNEQIKYLDLRIKKIELEDDEIQENIITYSKAINDFLQENQIEQVLIKKRAKKGAFSGGANTFKVEAIIQLNSVCKVELISAQTINAFEKKNNIEFPRNLKKYQEQAYLAALAFLEKQ, encoded by the coding sequence TTGAAAATATGTGCAATTGATTTAAAAGCAAATAATACAATTTTAGTAGTTTTAGAAAAGAACAATGAACAAATAAAATATTTAGATTTGAGAATAAAAAAAATAGAATTAGAAGATGATGAAATCCAAGAAAATATAATCACTTATTCTAAAGCAATTAATGATTTTCTACAAGAGAATCAAATAGAGCAAGTTCTTATCAAAAAAAGAGCTAAAAAAGGCGCTTTTTCAGGAGGTGCAAATACTTTTAAAGTAGAAGCCATCATTCAACTAAATAGCGTTTGTAAAGTTGAGTTAATTTCTGCTCAAACTATCAATGCCTTTGAGAAAAAAAACAATATTGAATTTCCCAGAAATTTAAAAAAATATCAAGAACAAGCATATTTAGCTGCTCTTGCTTTTCTGGAAAAACAGTGA
- a CDS encoding type II toxin-antitoxin system HipA family toxin, protein MIKTVNVFLNHFDDKIFVGKLALKNRKIYFEYDLDFIQKNINLSPYLLPLKKELQVCNDNVFDGLFGVFADSLPDGWGKLLLDRHLMSKGINFHDITPLDRLCYVGKYGIGALSYEPIFEEIETKNQEIILDDLANSSINILNGSSYELLDTLLAIGGSSAGARPKIMTQLNNKNEILHGSQKLIEGFEHYIIKFPNSNDGLNIGKIEYIYSLMARKANIEIPETRLLKGKKNNYFAIKRFDRIKDNRLHIHSVAGLTHSDFRIPSLDYDDLLTLCFHLTKDINEVKKLFRLAVFNLFTHNRDDHAKNFSFMLDEKNSWKLTPAYDLTFSYGVGTEHSTTYLNEGKNPNINHLEKLALKHGIKEYKQIIDEVKSAILEFSNLAKDVELSKNETVNLGKIFNGLIGKN, encoded by the coding sequence ATGATAAAAACAGTAAATGTATTTTTAAATCATTTTGATGACAAAATCTTTGTTGGAAAGTTAGCACTAAAAAATAGAAAAATATATTTTGAATATGATTTAGATTTTATTCAAAAAAATATAAATCTATCCCCTTATCTTTTGCCACTAAAAAAAGAGTTACAAGTTTGTAATGATAATGTTTTTGATGGTTTATTTGGAGTTTTTGCAGATAGTTTACCTGATGGTTGGGGAAAATTGCTTTTAGATAGACATCTTATGTCAAAAGGAATAAATTTTCACGATATTACACCACTTGATAGATTGTGTTATGTTGGAAAATATGGTATTGGAGCATTAAGCTATGAGCCAATATTTGAAGAGATAGAAACAAAAAATCAAGAAATAATTTTAGATGATTTAGCGAACTCTTCAATAAATATTTTAAATGGTTCTAGTTATGAACTTCTTGATACATTATTGGCTATTGGTGGAAGTAGTGCTGGAGCTAGACCAAAAATAATGACTCAACTAAACAATAAAAATGAAATACTCCATGGGAGCCAAAAATTAATAGAGGGTTTTGAACACTATATAATCAAATTCCCAAACTCAAATGATGGATTAAATATTGGGAAAATAGAGTATATTTACTCTTTAATGGCAAGAAAAGCAAATATTGAAATACCTGAAACAAGGTTACTAAAAGGTAAAAAAAATAACTATTTTGCAATAAAAAGATTTGATAGAATAAAAGATAATAGATTGCATATTCATAGTGTGGCAGGACTTACACATAGTGACTTTAGAATTCCCTCTCTTGATTATGATGATTTATTAACTTTATGTTTTCATCTAACAAAAGATATAAATGAAGTAAAAAAGCTTTTTAGATTAGCAGTTTTTAATCTTTTCACACACAATAGAGACGACCATGCAAAAAACTTCTCTTTTATGTTAGATGAAAAAAACTCTTGGAAACTAACTCCTGCTTATGATTTGACTTTTTCTTATGGAGTAGGAACTGAACATAGCACCACATATCTAAATGAAGGCAAAAATCCGAATATAAATCATCTTGAAAAACTTGCATTAAAGCATGGAATAAAAGAGTATAAACAGATAATTGATGAAGTAAAAAGTGCTATTTTAGAGTTTTCAAACCTTGCAAAAGATGTGGAACTTTCAAAAAATGAAACTGTAAATTTGGGCAAAATATTTAATGGATTAATTGGGAAAAATTAG
- a CDS encoding helix-turn-helix domain-containing protein, whose amino-acid sequence MLAINISTPKSIMQDLKDKFKQKRLSLNLTQEGLSNKSAVSLGSIKRFESSGEISFESLLKVAFVLDCLDDFQNIANKKDEQYDSMDDLLKVKPMKKRGAIK is encoded by the coding sequence ATGTTAGCTATTAATATCTCAACACCAAAATCTATAATGCAAGATTTAAAAGATAAATTCAAACAAAAAAGATTATCTTTAAACTTAACTCAAGAAGGACTTTCCAACAAAAGTGCAGTAAGTCTTGGAAGTATAAAAAGGTTTGAATCAAGTGGAGAAATCTCTTTTGAATCTTTGCTCAAAGTTGCATTTGTATTGGATTGTTTAGATGATTTTCAAAATATAGCGAATAAAAAAGATGAACAATACGATTCTATGGATGATTTATTAAAAGTAAAACCTATGAAAAAAAGAGGAGCTATAAAATGA
- a CDS encoding YcaO-like family protein, producing MNLLSKNSPVEQSIIKMKEVLKDVGCEASFSQEKHPLENCFSVNLASNEAPNHIYSNGKGVISDASIASAYGEYIERLQTNNFFIDFHLPNRKYYPDEIAFEFGGNYLNDELKEIYSADGELEDKDLVDFNSDYMDKIVALPFIRESDKVKTYIPINILSNLFVSNGLATGNTANEAKVQALSEIFERYAKIAIIKEGYALPKFPDEVVKSFPKVAKDVQTLRDLGYIIEVLDASLGGVFPVTAISLINTKNNTLFVSFGAHPILEVSLERTMTELMQGRDLTNLDAFEIPTFDMSLVADSFNLEAHFIDSNGKLGFPFLCAKKSFEYAPWRYEGNGSDDEYAFLLDILTSQNREMYLREYTYLDFYSCQMIVPNFSEVYPLDDMVYNNKNNGKLIRDMVLNFEKYDVNEILDTVDSLDDSLNMQLYIGVIFKENFTMGDFKAQMLLLLEEYDDALEILEFSNNKFGHLVAQLIRMSNDELEWADYEEALNNVYGKEKIQRAVNILEGKEFLINRTLHQDYNNMLSMFDKLEVKKLAFYKN from the coding sequence ATGAATTTATTATCAAAAAATAGCCCTGTAGAACAATCAATTATTAAAATGAAAGAAGTTTTAAAAGACGTAGGTTGTGAGGCATCTTTTTCACAAGAAAAGCATCCTTTAGAAAACTGCTTTTCAGTAAATTTAGCTTCAAATGAAGCTCCAAATCATATCTATTCAAATGGAAAAGGTGTGATTTCAGATGCATCAATTGCAAGTGCTTATGGAGAATATATAGAAAGATTACAAACAAATAACTTTTTTATAGACTTTCACCTTCCAAATAGAAAATATTATCCAGATGAAATTGCCTTTGAATTTGGTGGAAATTATTTAAATGATGAATTAAAAGAAATTTATAGTGCAGATGGTGAGTTAGAAGATAAAGACTTAGTAGATTTTAACAGTGATTATATGGATAAAATTGTTGCACTTCCTTTTATTAGAGAATCAGATAAAGTAAAAACATATATTCCAATAAATATTTTAAGTAATCTATTCGTAAGCAACGGACTTGCAACTGGAAATACAGCAAATGAAGCAAAAGTTCAAGCACTTAGTGAAATCTTTGAAAGATATGCAAAAATCGCTATCATCAAAGAAGGTTATGCACTTCCTAAGTTTCCAGATGAAGTTGTAAAATCTTTTCCAAAAGTGGCTAAAGATGTACAAACTTTAAGAGATTTAGGTTATATCATCGAAGTTTTAGATGCTTCTTTGGGTGGAGTTTTTCCTGTAACTGCAATTTCACTAATAAACACTAAAAACAATACTCTGTTTGTATCTTTTGGAGCACACCCTATTTTAGAAGTAAGTCTTGAGAGAACAATGACAGAACTTATGCAAGGAAGAGATTTAACTAACCTTGATGCTTTTGAAATCCCTACTTTTGATATGAGTTTGGTAGCTGATAGTTTTAACTTAGAAGCTCACTTTATTGATTCAAATGGAAAATTAGGTTTCCCATTTTTATGTGCTAAAAAAAGTTTTGAATACGCACCTTGGAGATATGAAGGGAACGGAAGTGATGACGAATACGCATTTTTATTAGATATTTTAACTTCACAAAATAGAGAAATGTATTTAAGAGAATATACATATTTAGATTTTTATTCTTGTCAAATGATAGTTCCAAATTTCTCAGAAGTTTATCCACTAGATGATATGGTTTATAACAATAAAAACAATGGAAAACTAATCCGAGATATGGTTTTAAACTTTGAAAAATATGATGTAAATGAAATTTTAGACACAGTTGATAGTCTTGATGACTCTTTAAATATGCAACTATATATTGGTGTAATTTTTAAAGAAAACTTCACAATGGGAGATTTTAAAGCTCAAATGTTACTTCTTTTAGAAGAGTATGATGATGCTTTAGAGATTTTAGAGTTTTCAAATAATAAATTTGGACATCTAGTAGCTCAATTAATTAGAATGAGTAATGATGAACTTGAATGGGCGGATTATGAAGAAGCTTTAAACAATGTTTATGGAAAAGAAAAAATTCAGAGAGCTGTAAATATTTTAGAAGGAAAAGAGTTTTTAATCAATAGAACTTTACATCAAGATTATAACAATATGCTAAGTATGTTTGATAAACTTGAAGTAAAAAAATTGGCTTTTTATAAAAACTAA
- a CDS encoding DUF302 domain-containing protein, with the protein MQYVETSSKSVQEVVDCLKEVSSKYKFGIQHIHNVKETLKSKGIDLANECQIVDICNPQIAEKFLSEDMSLSIIMPCKISVYTQDGETMIAMNSLVQLVDDINPDLIEIAQEAQERLLEIIDEIK; encoded by the coding sequence ATGCAATATGTAGAAACATCAAGCAAAAGTGTTCAAGAAGTAGTTGATTGTCTAAAAGAAGTATCTTCAAAATATAAATTTGGAATTCAACATATTCATAATGTAAAAGAAACTTTAAAATCAAAGGGAATTGATTTAGCAAATGAGTGTCAAATAGTTGATATTTGTAATCCTCAAATAGCTGAAAAATTCTTAAGTGAAGATATGTCTCTTTCTATTATCATGCCTTGTAAAATCTCTGTTTACACACAAGATGGTGAAACAATGATAGCTATGAACTCACTTGTTCAACTAGTTGATGATATAAATCCTGATTTAATCGAAATTGCACAAGAAGCACAAGAGCGATTATTAGAAATTATTGATGAAATAAAATAG
- a CDS encoding DUF2721 domain-containing protein produces the protein MITQLNADSVNTVSQLIQLSVAPVFLLAGVAGLLNVFTGRLSRIIDKVDKLDKYEEENILKDEKSILKITQRRDFLTMRMKNTNLAILFSTSTGLLVAMVIVTMFLSAIFNFKDFLFIAILFILAMICLIISLFLFLREIFYTTSFINKKKSYIP, from the coding sequence ATGATCACTCAATTAAATGCAGATAGTGTAAATACAGTTTCACAATTAATACAACTCTCTGTTGCTCCTGTTTTTTTATTAGCTGGAGTTGCAGGATTGTTAAATGTTTTTACAGGAAGACTTTCACGAATTATTGATAAAGTTGATAAATTAGATAAATATGAAGAAGAAAATATCTTAAAAGATGAAAAATCTATTTTAAAAATAACTCAAAGAAGAGATTTTTTAACTATGAGAATGAAAAACACAAACCTTGCAATACTATTTTCTACAAGTACAGGTTTACTTGTAGCCATGGTTATTGTAACTATGTTTTTAAGTGCTATTTTTAATTTTAAAGACTTTTTATTTATTGCTATTTTATTTATTTTGGCAATGATTTGTTTAATAATATCTCTATTTTTATTTCTAAGAGAGATTTTTTATACCACTTCTTTTATAAACAAAAAGAAAAGTTATATACCCTAA
- a CDS encoding RidA family protein — MINRQIVGSRMSKIVEHNGVIYFAGIVPTDKTVDVKGQTLEVLNIAKDLFEQANTDNENILRAEIYLKNIDRDFSDFNEIWDAWVSKENPPARACVEASMSTPETLVEIIFTNVKK; from the coding sequence ATGATAAATAGACAAATAGTTGGAAGTAGAATGAGTAAAATTGTTGAGCACAATGGTGTAATTTATTTTGCAGGAATTGTACCAACTGATAAAACTGTTGATGTAAAAGGTCAAACACTAGAAGTTTTAAATATTGCAAAAGATCTTTTTGAACAAGCAAATACTGATAATGAAAATATTTTAAGAGCAGAAATTTATTTAAAAAATATAGATAGAGATTTTTCAGACTTTAATGAAATCTGGGATGCATGGGTATCAAAAGAAAATCCTCCTGCACGAGCTTGCGTAGAAGCTAGTATGTCAACGCCTGAAACTTTAGTGGAGATAATCTTTACAAATGTAAAAAAGTAA
- a CDS encoding transcriptional antiterminator Rof: protein MYTPISLDFFDQLNVAMQRKIPSTVVFLDNGEKKTLKGLVHTMEVIDGIEYMILNTKEKIRLDKVVLFNGRRHKEEE from the coding sequence ATGTACACACCAATTTCTTTAGATTTCTTTGACCAACTAAATGTAGCAATGCAAAGAAAAATCCCATCAACTGTTGTTTTTCTAGATAATGGTGAGAAAAAAACTCTTAAAGGTTTAGTTCATACTATGGAAGTAATTGATGGAATTGAATATATGATTTTAAATACAAAAGAAAAAATAAGACTAGATAAAGTTGTACTTTTTAATGGAAGAAGACATAAAGAAGAAGAATAA
- a CDS encoding methyl-accepting chemotaxis protein, with the protein MLIPLIVVILLAAKLAIDSFSTSKNLRALDRVVILSTKIGALVHEAQKERGMTAGFLGSSGEKFKVELPAQRLNVDEKLKELNTLLNTFNKNEYSSEFLENLNLSLKKIEDLNNTRNGVNSLSLNAGIAIGYYTDLNKLLLNVIGSITKLSNSATVSQQLVSYMNFLLSKERAGVERAVGTNTFAKDSFGEGMKAKFYTLIAEQNAYMDSFLKVSDSKVVEFYKTNLKGDSVDEVERIRKIALYSDIETNFEVDANHWFKEITEKINLLKKVEDYISQTLIITINDEMSDSNQNMIIFGLLSILGIALTMILARTIAFTILIDVASVKRGVENFFAFINFEKDDIELIDVKSNDELGMMSKIINKNIEDTKANIQKDRALIADTIRVTNAINKGYLNTKIELGSNNPSLNELKDIINEMLETLNSNISNILKVLTSYSKLDFRPKLTQNNLEGIIKELENDVNILGDVITQTLLENKRIGITLSNNANILTKNMQEIANAANSQAASLEETAASLEEITSNITNNTQTTTQMASYGNKVKTSISLGQDLANKTVVSMEEINSQTSAINEAITIIDQIAFQTNILSLNAAVEAATAGEAGRGFAVVAGEVRTLASRSAEAAKQIKDLVENAQRKTYEGKEIASDMIKGYAQLNENITVTLDLIQNVTTASKEQATGMIQINDAVNSLDQITQQNAQNASSANEIAQKTLLISNTIIEQADAKEFNGKDSIKS; encoded by the coding sequence ATGTTAATACCACTTATTGTGGTTATTTTATTAGCAGCAAAATTAGCTATAGATTCATTTAGTACTTCTAAAAACTTACGTGCATTAGATAGGGTTGTTATTCTTTCTACAAAAATTGGGGCTTTAGTTCATGAAGCTCAAAAAGAAAGAGGCATGACAGCTGGGTTTCTTGGAAGTTCTGGTGAAAAGTTTAAAGTGGAATTGCCAGCTCAAAGATTAAATGTTGATGAAAAATTAAAAGAGTTAAATACTTTATTAAACACTTTTAATAAAAATGAATATAGTTCAGAATTTTTAGAAAATTTGAATTTAAGTTTAAAGAAAATCGAAGACTTAAACAATACTAGAAATGGGGTTAATTCCTTATCTTTAAACGCTGGCATTGCAATAGGCTATTATACAGATTTAAATAAATTGTTATTAAATGTAATAGGAAGTATTACAAAACTATCAAATAGTGCTACTGTTTCTCAACAATTAGTTTCTTATATGAATTTCTTATTATCAAAAGAACGAGCTGGCGTTGAGAGAGCTGTTGGAACTAATACTTTTGCAAAAGATAGTTTTGGTGAAGGTATGAAAGCTAAATTTTACACTTTAATTGCAGAGCAAAATGCATATATGGATTCATTTTTAAAAGTTTCAGATTCAAAAGTAGTTGAATTTTATAAAACGAATTTAAAAGGTGATTCTGTTGATGAAGTTGAAAGAATAAGAAAAATTGCACTATATAGTGATATTGAAACAAATTTTGAAGTTGATGCTAATCATTGGTTTAAAGAAATTACAGAAAAAATCAATTTACTAAAAAAAGTTGAAGATTATATTTCCCAAACTTTAATTATTACAATAAATGATGAAATGAGCGATTCAAATCAAAATATGATTATATTTGGTTTACTTAGTATTTTGGGAATAGCTTTAACTATGATTTTAGCAAGAACAATTGCCTTTACTATTTTAATTGATGTTGCATCTGTAAAAAGAGGTGTTGAAAACTTTTTTGCATTTATTAATTTTGAAAAAGATGATATAGAACTTATTGATGTAAAATCAAATGATGAATTAGGAATGATGTCAAAAATTATCAACAAAAATATTGAAGATACAAAAGCAAATATTCAAAAAGATAGAGCTTTAATAGCTGATACTATTCGAGTTACAAATGCTATTAATAAAGGCTATTTAAATACAAAAATAGAGCTAGGTTCAAACAATCCTTCTTTAAATGAATTAAAAGATATTATTAATGAAATGTTAGAAACACTTAATAGTAATATTTCAAATATCTTAAAAGTATTAACTTCATATTCAAAACTTGATTTTAGACCAAAATTAACACAAAATAATCTTGAAGGTATAATCAAAGAGTTAGAAAATGATGTAAATATATTAGGTGATGTTATTACTCAAACTTTACTTGAAAATAAAAGAATAGGGATTACTTTAAGTAATAATGCAAATATTCTAACTAAAAATATGCAAGAAATTGCAAATGCTGCAAATTCTCAAGCTGCATCTTTAGAAGAAACAGCAGCTTCATTAGAAGAGATAACTTCAAATATCACAAACAATACTCAAACAACTACACAAATGGCAAGTTATGGTAATAAAGTTAAAACTTCAATTTCTTTAGGTCAAGACTTAGCAAATAAAACTGTGGTTTCTATGGAAGAGATTAATTCTCAAACATCAGCTATTAACGAAGCTATTACAATCATAGATCAAATTGCTTTTCAAACAAATATTCTTTCATTAAATGCAGCCGTTGAAGCAGCAACTGCTGGTGAAGCTGGACGTGGATTTGCAGTTGTTGCAGGAGAAGTGCGAACACTTGCAAGTAGAAGTGCAGAAGCTGCTAAACAAATAAAAGACTTAGTTGAAAATGCACAAAGAAAAACTTATGAAGGTAAAGAAATAGCTTCTGATATGATAAAAGGTTATGCTCAATTAAATGAAAATATAACTGTTACTTTAGATTTAATTCAAAATGTTACAACTGCTAGTAAAGAGCAAGCAACTGGAATGATTCAAATAAATGATGCTGTTAATAGTTTAGATCAAATTACTCAACAAAATGCACAAAATGCCTCTTCTGCAAATGAAATAGCACAAAAAACACTTCTTATTTCAAATACTATTATAGAACAAGCTGATGCAAAAGAGTTTAATGGAAAAGACTCTATAAAATCTTAA
- a CDS encoding ribonuclease HI → MTIDNSFIELISHKNTLNKEQFKILALDYPALDNWKELALNKEVSKNDTNLLMLLKGDLSLKAQEQIIKNYHMVLEFNNIKAKSVYKTTTTQEIPSPKIEDDEEEHIKIYCDGACSGNPGEAGSGLAIYSNKKNPVLLYGAYEKDGTNNIAELNALYQALLIARQSNNQNIISIFSDSKYSIDCITNWAYGWKAKGWIKKGGEIKNLELIKEAHYLYEKLKDKIEINHVKGHSGVEGNELADRMAVHTIKAKNKDFAFYSYNKVEEVLSLTSY, encoded by the coding sequence ATGACCATAGATAATAGTTTTATAGAGTTAATATCCCATAAAAACACACTAAACAAAGAACAATTTAAAATATTAGCTTTAGATTATCCTGCCTTAGATAACTGGAAAGAATTAGCTTTAAATAAAGAAGTATCAAAAAATGATACAAATTTATTAATGCTTTTAAAAGGTGACTTATCTTTAAAAGCCCAAGAACAAATAATAAAAAACTATCATATGGTATTAGAGTTTAACAATATCAAGGCAAAATCAGTTTATAAAACAACTACAACACAAGAAATTCCAAGTCCTAAAATAGAAGATGATGAAGAAGAGCATATAAAAATCTACTGTGATGGTGCATGTTCTGGAAATCCAGGGGAAGCTGGAAGTGGATTAGCAATTTATTCAAATAAGAAAAATCCCGTTTTACTTTATGGTGCTTATGAAAAAGACGGAACTAATAATATCGCTGAATTAAACGCACTTTATCAAGCTTTATTAATAGCTAGACAAAGCAATAACCAAAATATCATCTCTATATTTTCAGATTCAAAATATAGTATTGATTGTATTACAAATTGGGCATATGGTTGGAAAGCAAAGGGTTGGATCAAAAAAGGTGGAGAGATAAAAAATCTTGAACTAATAAAAGAAGCTCATTATTTATATGAAAAATTAAAAGATAAAATCGAAATAAACCATGTAAAAGGTCACTCAGGAGTCGAAGGAAATGAGCTTGCTGATAGAATGGCTGTTCATACGATAAAAGCAAAAAACAAAGATTTTGCTTTTTATTCATATAATAAAGTGGAAGAAGTTCTATCTTTAACTTCATATTAA
- a CDS encoding aldolase catalytic domain-containing protein → MVEKKGSILTVREDIKVFDCTIRDGGLVNNYHFTDEFVKALYETCVAAGVDYMEIGKNVSPTVMSEEEYGAWNFCKEADIRKIVGENNTSLKIATMADVGRTIKEEIPPKSESVVDMIRVATYIHQLPEAIELIEDFHAKGYETTCNIMAISKSFDDELDQVLETLSKTNVDVIYIADSFGSFYPEQINKLTAKYLGAAKPVGKKVGIHAHNNLTLAYANTLEAMIYGTSYLDVTVSGLGRGAGNCAMELLLGFLKNPKYKLLPVLKFIETHIVPLEKELDWGPSVPYILTGHLNEHPRPAMKARDEGDTQYVKFYNKLTEEYS, encoded by the coding sequence ATGGTTGAAAAAAAGGGTTCAATATTAACAGTTAGAGAAGACATCAAAGTTTTTGATTGCACAATCAGAGATGGTGGTCTTGTAAACAATTATCATTTTACAGATGAGTTTGTAAAAGCACTTTATGAAACATGTGTAGCTGCTGGTGTTGATTATATGGAAATTGGTAAAAACGTATCTCCTACAGTAATGAGTGAAGAAGAGTACGGAGCTTGGAATTTCTGTAAAGAAGCTGATATTAGAAAAATTGTAGGTGAAAATAATACAAGTCTAAAAATTGCAACAATGGCTGATGTTGGAAGAACTATAAAAGAAGAGATTCCACCAAAAAGTGAAAGTGTTGTAGATATGATAAGAGTTGCTACTTATATTCATCAATTACCTGAAGCTATTGAATTAATCGAAGATTTTCATGCAAAAGGTTATGAAACTACTTGTAATATTATGGCTATTTCTAAATCATTTGATGATGAATTAGACCAAGTTTTAGAAACTCTTAGCAAAACAAATGTAGATGTTATTTATATAGCTGATAGTTTTGGTTCATTTTATCCAGAGCAAATCAATAAACTAACTGCAAAATACCTAGGTGCTGCAAAACCTGTTGGTAAAAAAGTTGGAATTCATGCTCATAATAACCTTACTTTAGCATATGCAAATACACTTGAAGCTATGATTTATGGAACAAGTTATTTAGATGTTACAGTTTCAGGACTTGGCCGTGGAGCTGGAAATTGTGCTATGGAATTATTATTAGGTTTCTTAAAAAATCCAAAATACAAATTATTACCTGTACTTAAATTTATCGAAACTCACATAGTTCCTTTAGAAAAAGAGTTAGATTGGGGACCAAGTGTACCTTATATCCTAACTGGACACTTAAATGAACACCCAAGACCAGCTATGAAAGCTAGAGATGAAGGTGATACTCAATATGTAAAGTTTTATAATAAACTAACAGAAGAGTATAGTTAA
- a CDS encoding monooxygenase, whose product MAYLLQVDFPHDVIFGEDFSNAFVDLAKNISEESGLIWKIWTENEQTKEAGGIYLFDNEADAKRYLEMHTKRLESFGYSDIKAKIFKVNEPLSSITNATLTKKRD is encoded by the coding sequence ATGGCATATTTATTACAAGTTGACTTCCCACATGATGTAATTTTTGGTGAAGATTTTTCAAATGCTTTTGTAGATTTAGCAAAAAATATATCAGAAGAATCTGGTTTGATTTGGAAAATTTGGACAGAAAATGAGCAAACAAAAGAAGCAGGAGGAATATATCTTTTTGATAATGAAGCTGATGCGAAAAGATATTTAGAAATGCACACAAAAAGGCTTGAATCTTTTGGTTATTCAGATATAAAAGCAAAAATATTTAAGGTGAATGAACCATTAAGTTCAATAACGAATGCAACTTTAACAAAAAAAAGGGATTAG
- a CDS encoding MOSC domain-containing protein — protein sequence MSGKIIKLLISKDPQSTMINVNQMVLEIDKGIFGDRYYNQIGTFSNKETIEPDSHVTLIELEKITALNEEHNLNITAEDFRRNIVVTNCDLNSLVGKEFQIGEVVLKGIRLCEPCKYLSDKINEKKALTEMVHKAGLRAQIIKGGSIDLNSQVEVK from the coding sequence ATGTCTGGTAAAATTATAAAACTTCTTATTTCAAAAGATCCACAAAGTACTATGATAAACGTAAATCAAATGGTTTTAGAAATTGATAAAGGAATATTTGGAGATAGATATTATAATCAAATAGGAACTTTCTCAAATAAAGAAACTATTGAACCTGATAGCCATGTAACTTTAATAGAATTAGAAAAGATAACTGCCTTAAATGAAGAGCATAACTTAAATATTACAGCAGAAGATTTTAGAAGAAATATTGTTGTAACAAATTGCGATTTAAACTCACTTGTAGGAAAAGAATTTCAAATAGGCGAAGTTGTATTAAAAGGTATTAGACTTTGCGAACCTTGTAAATATTTAAGTGATAAAATAAATGAAAAAAAAGCATTAACTGAAATGGTTCATAAAGCAGGTCTTAGAGCCCAAATTATCAAAGGTGGAAGTATTGATTTAAATTCACAAGTAGAAGTTAAATAA